One segment of Ipomoea triloba cultivar NCNSP0323 chromosome 12, ASM357664v1 DNA contains the following:
- the LOC116000376 gene encoding rsm22-cox11 tandem protein 2, mitochondrial isoform X1, with amino-acid sequence MASRLSETVPKFTAEALRAAAKQSEACRVVPLRLRRAIKKYIQEQEDPHMKRNVLRLSESFSHIKEVNLLLPTTTSKEIVEDPLKSVGCSKRWKIQSAYGDIGLRYQEDEAIAYVASRMPAVYSALYRVLSEVRRRVPDFSPAKVLDFGAGTGSAFWAMREVWPRSLQKVNLVEPSQSMQRAGQGLTRGLKNLPLIHSYSSLQALSQSIKKSNRQHDLVIASYVLGEIPSLKDRITVVRQLWDLTGDILVLVEPGTPQGSNIISQVRSHILWMERRRCRKLKESSDKSCKALTTRKSGAFIVAPCPHDGPCPLEKSGKYCHFVQRLERTTSQRAYKRSNGGSLRGFEDEKFSYVVFRRGQRPSREAWPLDGMKFETLKEQHARRNPEDLEIDYEDQFPSENEDDLNEEEIISYNSDDTEADTVTDNEELEDEQEETAAATADLGTGWGRIVYSPIRRGKRVEMDVCRASDHEGTKGSFDRIIITKSKNPTLHHQARRSLWGDLWPF; translated from the exons ATGGCGTCAAGACTATCAGAAACAGTTCCTAAGTTCACTGCTGAAGCTCTCCGTGCAGCAGCAAAGCAATCTGAAGCCTGCCGCGTAGTTCCTCTCAGGCTTCGTCGAGCTATCAAAAAATACATCCAAg AACAAGAGGACCCGCATATGAAGAGAAACGTGTTGAGGTTATCCGAGTCATTCAGCCACATAAAGGAGGTGAATCTGCTGCTCCCAACTACTACGTCAAAAGAGATTGTGGAAGATCCTCTAAAGTCCGTGGGATGCTCCAAGAGATGGAAGATCCAGAGTGCATATGGTGATATTGGCCTCAGGTATCAAGAGGATGAGGCTATAGCGTATGTGGCTTCTCGTATGCCTGCTGTTTACTCTGCTTTGTATAGGGTCCTCAGTGAG GTTAGGAGAAGAGTACCTGATTTTTCTCCGGCTAAGGTTTTGGATTTTGGTGCAGGGACTGGTTCTGCATTCTG GGCAATGAGAGAAGTGTGGCCAAGGTCCTTGCAGAAGGTTAATTTGGTAGAGCCATCACAGTCTATGCAACGGGCAGGGCAGGGCCTTACAAGAG GTCTAAAAAATTTGCCACTTATTCATAGCTACAGCAGTCTCCAGGCATTAAGTCAGAGTATTAAGAAGTCTAATAGACAACATGATCTTGTAATTGCT TCATATGTGCTAGGTGAAATACCATCCCTGAAAGACAGAATCACTGTTGTCCGCCAGCTTTGGGATCTTACGGGAGATATTCTG GTCCTAGTTGAACCAGGAACTCCACAAGGATCTAATATCATATCTCAAGTTCGATCTCATATTTTATGGATGGAAAGAAGG AGATGCCGCAAACTAAAAGAGTCATCTGACAAATCTTGCAAGGCTTTGACAACACGCAAAAGTGGTGCATTTATTGTAGCTCCT TGTCCACATGATGGACCTTGTCCATTGGAAAAATCAGGAAAATATTGTCATTTTGTTCAACGGTTGGAGAGGACTACATCACAGCGTGCCTATAAG CGGTCCAATGGTGGGTCTCTGCGTGGCTTTGAAGATGAGAAATTTTCTTATGTTGTTTTTAGACGAGGACAACGACCGAG TAGAGAAGCTTGGCCACTTGATGGTATGAAGTTTGAAACGTTGAAGGAACAACATGCAAGAAGAAATCCAGAGGATCTTGAGATTGACTATG AGGACCAATTCCCTTCCGAAAATGAAGATGACCTGAACGAAGAGGAAATCATTTCCTATAATTCTGACGATACAGAGGCAGATACTGTCACAGATAATGAGGAATTGGAGGATGAACAGGAAGAAACAGCGGCCGCCACTGCAGATCTTGGTACTGGCTGGGGAAGAATCGTTTATTCTCCTATTCGCAGGGGCAAACGTGTTGAAATGGACGTGTGTCGAGCAAGCGATCATGAAGGCACAAAAGGCTCTTTTGATCGGATTATTATTACAAAGAGCAAGAACCCAACATTGCATCATCAAGCTCGAAGATCCCTTTGGGGAGACCTGTGGCCATTTTGA
- the LOC116000376 gene encoding rsm22-cox11 tandem protein 2, mitochondrial isoform X2, giving the protein MASRLSETVPKFTAEALRAAAKQSEACRVVPLRLRRAIKKYIQEQEDPHMKRNVLRLSESFSHIKEVNLLLPTTTSKEIVEDPLKSVGCSKRWKIQSAYGDIGLRYQEDEAIAYVASRMPAVYSALYRVLSEVRRRVPDFSPAKVLDFGAGTGSAFWAMREVWPRSLQKVNLVEPSQSMQRAGQGLTRGLKNLPLIHSYSSLQALSQSIKKSNRQHDLVIASYVLGEIPSLKDRITVVRQLWDLTGDILVLVEPGTPQGSNIISQVRSHILWMERRRCRKLKESSDKSCKALTTRKSGAFIVAPCPHDGPCPLEKSGKYCHFVQRLERTTSQRAYKRSNGGSLRGFEDEKFSYVVFRRGQRPREAWPLDGMKFETLKEQHARRNPEDLEIDYEDQFPSENEDDLNEEEIISYNSDDTEADTVTDNEELEDEQEETAAATADLGTGWGRIVYSPIRRGKRVEMDVCRASDHEGTKGSFDRIIITKSKNPTLHHQARRSLWGDLWPF; this is encoded by the exons ATGGCGTCAAGACTATCAGAAACAGTTCCTAAGTTCACTGCTGAAGCTCTCCGTGCAGCAGCAAAGCAATCTGAAGCCTGCCGCGTAGTTCCTCTCAGGCTTCGTCGAGCTATCAAAAAATACATCCAAg AACAAGAGGACCCGCATATGAAGAGAAACGTGTTGAGGTTATCCGAGTCATTCAGCCACATAAAGGAGGTGAATCTGCTGCTCCCAACTACTACGTCAAAAGAGATTGTGGAAGATCCTCTAAAGTCCGTGGGATGCTCCAAGAGATGGAAGATCCAGAGTGCATATGGTGATATTGGCCTCAGGTATCAAGAGGATGAGGCTATAGCGTATGTGGCTTCTCGTATGCCTGCTGTTTACTCTGCTTTGTATAGGGTCCTCAGTGAG GTTAGGAGAAGAGTACCTGATTTTTCTCCGGCTAAGGTTTTGGATTTTGGTGCAGGGACTGGTTCTGCATTCTG GGCAATGAGAGAAGTGTGGCCAAGGTCCTTGCAGAAGGTTAATTTGGTAGAGCCATCACAGTCTATGCAACGGGCAGGGCAGGGCCTTACAAGAG GTCTAAAAAATTTGCCACTTATTCATAGCTACAGCAGTCTCCAGGCATTAAGTCAGAGTATTAAGAAGTCTAATAGACAACATGATCTTGTAATTGCT TCATATGTGCTAGGTGAAATACCATCCCTGAAAGACAGAATCACTGTTGTCCGCCAGCTTTGGGATCTTACGGGAGATATTCTG GTCCTAGTTGAACCAGGAACTCCACAAGGATCTAATATCATATCTCAAGTTCGATCTCATATTTTATGGATGGAAAGAAGG AGATGCCGCAAACTAAAAGAGTCATCTGACAAATCTTGCAAGGCTTTGACAACACGCAAAAGTGGTGCATTTATTGTAGCTCCT TGTCCACATGATGGACCTTGTCCATTGGAAAAATCAGGAAAATATTGTCATTTTGTTCAACGGTTGGAGAGGACTACATCACAGCGTGCCTATAAG CGGTCCAATGGTGGGTCTCTGCGTGGCTTTGAAGATGAGAAATTTTCTTATGTTGTTTTTAGACGAGGACAACGACCGAG AGAAGCTTGGCCACTTGATGGTATGAAGTTTGAAACGTTGAAGGAACAACATGCAAGAAGAAATCCAGAGGATCTTGAGATTGACTATG AGGACCAATTCCCTTCCGAAAATGAAGATGACCTGAACGAAGAGGAAATCATTTCCTATAATTCTGACGATACAGAGGCAGATACTGTCACAGATAATGAGGAATTGGAGGATGAACAGGAAGAAACAGCGGCCGCCACTGCAGATCTTGGTACTGGCTGGGGAAGAATCGTTTATTCTCCTATTCGCAGGGGCAAACGTGTTGAAATGGACGTGTGTCGAGCAAGCGATCATGAAGGCACAAAAGGCTCTTTTGATCGGATTATTATTACAAAGAGCAAGAACCCAACATTGCATCATCAAGCTCGAAGATCCCTTTGGGGAGACCTGTGGCCATTTTGA
- the LOC115999500 gene encoding protein RKD1-like: protein MANTTHPSSSDNSSFWDDIIVSPLRDSAQSINLTVVENFENPPPKSNEIIASPGAMGTDVVVVDQGTAVVVEEDNTTARVFRGRKRTRRTFCDTTTLTFEKSSKYFYLPSEQAVEELQVGREVFKKKCREVGISYWPYRKLVSLDRLLAKVQEFGEIKDQVKLQRTIKGLEDERDAILQNPNLDLAEATMRLRDKCDRNSSRKRRYIDPAAFPSTTLASSSQTPIIPDITELAPEAFLSTTLGSSSQAPIFPDIPELATEEIQEVLAWLDEDVPPPKNISDK from the exons ATGGCAAATACGACACATCCCTCATCTTCGGATAACTCTTCCTTTTGGGATGACATTATCGTATCACCGTTAAGAGATAGTGCACAAAGTATAAATCTTACTGTTGTCGAAAATTTTGAGAATCCTCCACCAAAGTCGAATGAGATAATTGCTTCACCAGGTGCTATGGGTACAGATGTTGTGGTTGTTGATCAAGGTACTGCTGTAGTAGTGGAGGAAGATAATACCACTGCAAGAGTATTTCGTGGGAGAAAGAGAACTAGAAGAACATTTTGTGATACTACCACACtaacttttgaaaaatcttctaaatatttttatctgCCTTCTGAACAAGCTGTAGAGGAATTGCAGGTTGGGCGTgaagtttttaagaaaaagtgTAGGGAAGTGGGGATTTCCTACTGGCCTTATCGAAAACTTGTGAGTCTGGACAGATTATTGGCAAAAGTTCAG GAATTTGGTGAAATCAAGGATCAAGTTAAACTGCAAAGGACAATTAAAGGGCTAGAGGATGAGAGGGATGCGATACTTCAAAATCCAAATTTAGACTTGGCTGAAGCAACAATGAGGCTTAGAGACAAATGTGACAGGAATAGCTCCAGAAAGAGAAGGTATATAGATCCAGCAGCTTTTCCTTCTACTACTCTTGCAAGTTCATCACAAACTCCTATAATTCCTGATATTACTGAGTTAGCACCGGAAGCTTTTCTTTCCACTACTCTTGGGAGTTCATCACAAGCTCCTATATTTCCTGATATTCCTGAATTGGCAACAGAAGAAATACAAGAAGTACTTGCTTGGCTAGATGAGGATGTTCCTCCTCCCAAAAATATTAGTGACAAATAA